One Setaria italica strain Yugu1 chromosome II, Setaria_italica_v2.0, whole genome shotgun sequence DNA segment encodes these proteins:
- the LOC101764277 gene encoding ankyrin-1 isoform X1, with protein MASSLPPSPSGRRLLFPPRLPDLPPGLRIRRSTTLSVADTAALLLPAAYDGDVPKFKMLVKRLRKAGKGVEEALAEIKSSSYFKYRGHGPLHLAALSAKPVMCKYLLKDLNLDVNAGGEDGVTPLFFAIYGTGSTAITRLLLDHHADPNKAAYDGATPLLVAICEDTYEIAELLLSRRAYADPVSEYGTPLYIAARDGNVRMLKLLLQHQADPNVVLHTPLKATTSACSLGMELLTKTDADVNPGTITPLIAAAYAGSTDCIKCLLKAGADANIPDHNGRIPLEVAAIQGCQESVDLLSFVTTPSVQVTDWSTGEIIQHAKPTSSKPDGENDGPDFEAQGDYAFFQSDYAQALNQYTMAVEINPDDSALYAKRSLCLLHMGDKGKALDDAYTYRDMKPNLSISCYAQGAALILVKEYGRAIEELMYVLNLDFEREPAEKALSVGHP; from the exons atggcctcctccctccccccctccccctcagGCCGGCGGCTCTTGTTCCCGCCTCGACTCCCGGACCTCCCGCCCGGCCTCCGGATTCGTAGGTCGACGACCCTCTCCGTGGCCGAcacggcggcgctgctcctccccgccgcgtACGACGGCGACGTCCCCAAATTCAAGA TGCTGGTGAAGCGGCTGAGGAAGGCGGGGAAGGGCGTGGAGGAGGCACTGGCTGAGATTAAGAGCTCCTCGTATTTTAAGTACAGGGGTCACGGGCCGCTGCACCTGGCGGCGTTGTCGGCCAAGCCGGTAATGTGCAAGTACCTCCTAAAGGACCTCAATCTCGACGTCAACGCGGGTGGCGAGGATG GTGTGACGCCTCTCTTTTTTGCAATATATGGTACTGGATCCACAGCCATTACCAGGCTTCTCCTTGATCATCATGCTGATCCAAACAAAGCAGCCTATGATGGAGCTACCCCACTCCTCGttgcaatatgtgaag ATACCTATGAAATAGCAGAGTTATTATTGTCTAGACGAGCTTATGCTGACCCTGTGTCTGAATATGGAACTCCATTGTACATTGCTGCCAGGGATGGAAATGTTAGAATGCTGAAGTTATTATTGCAGCATCAGGCAGAT CCCAATGTAGTACTACATACACCGCTGAAAGCAACAACTTCTGCATGTTCATTAGGCATGGAACTACTTACTAAG ACTGATGCTGATGTCAATCCTGGTACTATAACTCCACTGATAGCAGCTGCATATGCTGGCTCAACTGACTGCATAAAGTGCTTGTTGAAAGCTGGTGCTGATGCAAATATACCTGATCAC AATGGTAGAATACCGTTAGAAGTTGCTGCAATCCAAGGGTGTCAGGAATCAGTTGATCTTCTTTCCTTTGTCACAACCCCTTCAGTTCAAGTTACTGATTGGAGCACTGGTGAAATAATTCAACATGCAAAACCTACGAGTTCCAAGCCAGAC GGTGAAAATGATGGACCCGATTTCGAAGCACAAGGGGATTATGCATTCTTTCAAAGTGATTATGCTCAAGCATTGAATCAGTATACCATG GCAGTGGAGATTAACCCTGATGATTCAGCCCTGTATGCAAAAAGGAGCCTTTGCTTGCTGCATATGGGTGACAAAGGCAAGGCTTTGGATGATGCTTATACCTACAGGGACATGAAGCCGAATTTATCCATATCATGCTATGCACAAGGAGCAGCTCTGATACTGGTGAAA GAGTATGGCAGAGCGATTGAAGAACTCATGTATGTTTTGAACCTGGATTTTGAAAGGGAACCAGCAGAGAAAGCATTGAG TGTGGGCCATCCGTGA
- the LOC101764277 gene encoding ankyrin-1 isoform X2 — translation MASSLPPSPSGRRLLFPPRLPDLPPGLRIRRSTTLSVADTAALLLPAAYDGDVPKFKMLVKRLRKAGKGVEEALAEIKSSSYFKYRGHGPLHLAALSAKPVMCKYLLKDLNLDVNAGGEDGVTPLFFAIYGTGSTAITRLLLDHHADPNKAAYDGATPLLVAICEDTYEIAELLLSRRAYADPVSEYGTPLYIAARDGNVRMLKLLLQHQADPNVVLHTPLKATTSACSLGMELLTKTDADVNPGTITPLIAAAYAGSTDCIKCLLKAGADANIPDHNGRIPLEVAAIQGCQESVDLLSFVTTPSVQVTDWSTGEIIQHAKPTSSKPDGENDGPDFEAQGDYAFFQSDYAQALNQYTMHLMAAGSGD, via the exons atggcctcctccctccccccctccccctcagGCCGGCGGCTCTTGTTCCCGCCTCGACTCCCGGACCTCCCGCCCGGCCTCCGGATTCGTAGGTCGACGACCCTCTCCGTGGCCGAcacggcggcgctgctcctccccgccgcgtACGACGGCGACGTCCCCAAATTCAAGA TGCTGGTGAAGCGGCTGAGGAAGGCGGGGAAGGGCGTGGAGGAGGCACTGGCTGAGATTAAGAGCTCCTCGTATTTTAAGTACAGGGGTCACGGGCCGCTGCACCTGGCGGCGTTGTCGGCCAAGCCGGTAATGTGCAAGTACCTCCTAAAGGACCTCAATCTCGACGTCAACGCGGGTGGCGAGGATG GTGTGACGCCTCTCTTTTTTGCAATATATGGTACTGGATCCACAGCCATTACCAGGCTTCTCCTTGATCATCATGCTGATCCAAACAAAGCAGCCTATGATGGAGCTACCCCACTCCTCGttgcaatatgtgaag ATACCTATGAAATAGCAGAGTTATTATTGTCTAGACGAGCTTATGCTGACCCTGTGTCTGAATATGGAACTCCATTGTACATTGCTGCCAGGGATGGAAATGTTAGAATGCTGAAGTTATTATTGCAGCATCAGGCAGAT CCCAATGTAGTACTACATACACCGCTGAAAGCAACAACTTCTGCATGTTCATTAGGCATGGAACTACTTACTAAG ACTGATGCTGATGTCAATCCTGGTACTATAACTCCACTGATAGCAGCTGCATATGCTGGCTCAACTGACTGCATAAAGTGCTTGTTGAAAGCTGGTGCTGATGCAAATATACCTGATCAC AATGGTAGAATACCGTTAGAAGTTGCTGCAATCCAAGGGTGTCAGGAATCAGTTGATCTTCTTTCCTTTGTCACAACCCCTTCAGTTCAAGTTACTGATTGGAGCACTGGTGAAATAATTCAACATGCAAAACCTACGAGTTCCAAGCCAGAC GGTGAAAATGATGGACCCGATTTCGAAGCACAAGGGGATTATGCATTCTTTCAAAGTGATTATGCTCAAGCATTGAATCAGTATACCATG CATTTGATGGCTGCAGGCAGTGGAGATTAA